Proteins encoded within one genomic window of Panicum virgatum strain AP13 chromosome 1N, P.virgatum_v5, whole genome shotgun sequence:
- the LOC120655660 gene encoding flowering-promoting factor 1-like protein 3: protein MPTLPYCPSSHGKFHTRSRDMSGVWVFKDGLVRRVENPGQDDEGSSAGGSGGRRKVLVHVPSGEVVTSYEVLERRLRELGWERYVNDPCLLLFHQRSTVHLISVPRDFARFRLVHMYDVVVKTRNVFEVRDAAN, encoded by the coding sequence ATGCCAACCTTGCCTTATTGTCCGTCCTCCCACGGCAAATTCCACACACGGTCAAGAGACATGTCCGGCGTGTGGGTGTTCAAGGACGGCCTCGTCCGCCGCGTGGAGAACCCCGGCCAGGACGACGAAGGGTcgtcggccggcggcagcggcgggcggcgcaagGTGCTGGTGCACGTCCCCAGCGGCGAGGTGGTGACGTCGTACGAGGTGCtggagcggcggctgcgggagcTCGGGTGGGAGCGCTACGTGAACGACCCGTGCCTGCTGCTCTTCCACCAGCGCTCCACCGTGCACCTCATCTCCGTGCCCCGGGACTTCGCCAGGTTCAGGCTCGTGCACATGTACGACGTCGTCGTCAAGACCCGCAACGTCTTCGAGGTGCGCGACGCTGCTAATTAG